The Penicillium digitatum chromosome 6, complete sequence genome has a window encoding:
- a CDS encoding Arrestin-like, N-terminal, protein MFRGHITRSELSLDQPCIFISEDRHPVSVTGRLNLTLAQTVSVKSIKVRLRGIFTVPIEGLFGSESREQITFEREQPLAASKTLNAFQMPAGDHAFLFDIPLPSKILDTATGVNHQYHTYRVEAIIERRLKSDFVVSQPVRIYQVSDLETSYLRPYCPLTLEGHSNENIQYCLSITDRNVPFGCTFSVECWFAPMLKYAKLNTVAIQVTEKQTALLEATAAESVRYNMRFVTAAKTQPVLSKTINFSQQDESPGDDCPEIEWRFTTSVSLPQSLGACSQSISTKYLKITHELSITAEFHDEAGNVTAEITKIMPLKIYMTPNVIGDSASIHVEDIQLMQGSQSPPPAYSDHFSDLVVSAATQMNLCEHLVRAEIDSARSSSEERVSIHTVDPAPRYEEIV, encoded by the exons ATGTTCCGTGGACACATTACCCGTTCTGAGTTGAG TCTGGATCAACCATGCATCTTCATTTCCGAAGATCGACACCCAGTTTCTGTAACAGGAAGACTCAATCTCACTCTTGCACAAACTGTCTCAGTCAAGAGTATCaaagtgagattgagggGGATCTTTACAGT CCCTATCGAGGGACTCTTTGGATCAGAGAGTCGCGAGCAGATCACATTCGAGCGAGAACAGCCACTCGCTGCTTCAAAAACGCTCAACGCATTCCAAATGCCGGCAGGAGACCACGCATTTCTATTCGATATTCCGCTTCCAAGTAAGATTCTTGATACGGCGACTGGTGTAAACCATCAATATCACACATATCGTGTAGAGGCCATCATCGAGCGCCGCCTCAAAAGCGACTTTGTGGTCTCACAGCCAGTTAGGATTTATCAAGTTTCCGACTTGGAGACAAGCTATTTAAGGCCATATTGCCCATTG ACTCTCGAGGGTCACTCCAATGAAAATATCCAGTATTGCCTCTCCATCACTGACCGGAACGTTCCATTTGGTTGCACATTTTCTGTGGAATGTTGGTTTGCCCCGATGCTAAAATATGCCAAGCTCAACACTGTTGCAATCCAAGTGACTGAGAAACAAACTGCACTGTTGGAAGCTACTGCTGCAGAATCAGTGCGATACAACATGCGGTTTGTCACTGCAGCAAAAACTCAACCTGTTCTCTCCAAGACCATTAATTTCTCCCAACAGGATGAGTCTCCGGGAGATGATTGCCCGGAAATTGAATGGCGCTTCACCACATCCGTCTCTCTGCCTCAGAGCCTCGGCGCCTGCTCGCAGAGTATATCTACCAAATACCTCAAGATCACCCATGAGCTTTCTATCACTGCTGAGTTCCACGATGAGGCAGGGAACGTAACAGCTGAG ATCACAAAAATTATGCCATTGAAGATTTATATGACACCTAATGTTATTGGAGACAGTGCATCCATTCATGTGGAGGATATCCAACTCATGCAGGGAAGCCAAAGTCCTCCCCCGGCTTATAGCGACCACTTTTCGGACTTGGTAGTATCGGCAGCTACGCAAATGAATCTATGTGAACATCTGGTGCGGGCAGAGATCGATTCTGCGCGATCGTCAAGTGAGGAAAGGGTGAGTATTCACACGGTGGATCCTGCTCCTCGATATGAAGAGATCGTATAG
- a CDS encoding Chitin synthase activator (Chs3), putative, with protein sequence MASPAPVHQTLPSPPPAHLRSSPPFNPSSPRTIPNRPQSLNLNRKSGSASQSQSSLVIQNSPHSPVKIAHGADIPDAPKARIDGAYSGPTTPQLELTEFADLSLDSPVQPPQQSWNPAHRPRRDLSQASHYTHSNGHTPASSGSWSVVEPQKDDAHGTPKKSGPSLEREGPSYRTSQGSLDSVAQASDSCEPLTYHHQQQPAATPTKKPAPNTEDNPSASTDKLAVRRSRLSRPLSTYSSGSDGGHRRNLSASPYLQAQSSPQNSTGTPENRSSSLLDLLNTSYPQPGPTAQFDNSRLQASIGNNASLLSHKETFEMYLANVKKTDEPKVLYEFAVFMVNSMREMPVTDQNDTSPITRVRLLRESKSILQRLADRSYPFAQYYLGDGYASGFFSKGVEDHDRAFPLFIAASKHGHVEACYRTALCYEFGWGCRADGSRAVQFYRQAASKNHPGAMIRMAHACIAGDMGLGKRYREGVKWMKRATESADAQYNSGPYELGVMHEKGFGEDVFPDATYAAQLFTKSAELGHVEACYRLGDAYEHGKLNCPRDPALSIHFYTCAAQSGHPVSMMALCAWYLIGAEPVLEKDENEAYEWALQAANLGLAKAEYAVGYFTEMGIGCRRDPLESNVWYVKAADQGDERAKHRIATIRAAAEGSQQGVAGRNGATRNGGRLKKAERKDKSPSQGQEPEVESPAKQKRFVIF encoded by the exons ATGGCCAGTCCTGCCCCGGTACACCAGACCCTGCCTTCTCCCCCACCAGCTCACCTCCGATCATCACCGCCATTCAACCCATCATCACCACGGACCATCCCGAACCGACCCCAAAGCTTGAACCTCAACCGCAAATCAGGTTCAGCGTCGCAGTCCCAAAGCTCTCTCGTGATTCAGAATTCTCCACACTCACCGGTCAAAATTGCACATGGCGCAGACATCCCCGATGCCCCGAAAGCGCGCATCGACGGCGCATACAGTGGGCCCACCACACCGCAATTGGAGCTCACCGAGTTTGCAGACTTGTCACTTGACAGCCCCGTACAGCCACCTCAGCAGAGCTGGAATCCTGCTCATCGTCCGCGGCGAGACTTATCACAGGCCTCACACTACACACATTCGAATGGTCACACCCCAGCGAGCAGCGGCTCGTGGTCGGTAGTAGAGCCACAGAAAGATGACGCACATGGAACCCCGAAAAAGAGCGGCCCCTCGTTGGAGCGCGAGGGTCCGAGCTACCGCACTTCGCAGGGAAGCTTGGATAGCGTGGCCCAGGCGTCGGATAGCTGCGAACCTCTGACCTACCACCACCAGCAACAGCCGGCTGCAACACCAACCAAGAAACCCGCACCCAATACCGAAGATAACCCGTCCGCCTCGACCGATAAGCTGGCCGTTAGGCGATCAAGGCTTTCGCGGCCTCTTTCGACATACTCCTCGGGCTCAGATGGGGGTCACCGCCGGAACCTCTCCGCATCGCCGTATCTACAGGCGCAATCCTCGCCACAGAATTCGACTGGAACCCCCGAAAACAGGTCTTCTTCACTCCTCGATTTGCTCAACACCTCATACCCACAGCCCGGCCCAACAGCACAATTCGACAACTCGCGTCTTCAAGCCTCAATCGGAAACAACGCCTCTCTTCTGAGCCACAAGGAGACATTCGAGATGTATCTCGCGAATGTAAAGAAAACCGACGAGCCCAAGGTACTGTACGAATTCGCCGTGTTCATGGTAAACTCGATGCGCGAGATGCCAGTCACGGACCAAAACGATACCAGCCCCATAACGCGCGTTCGTCTTCTCCGCGAATCAAAATCCATCCTCCAGCGTCTCGCAGACCGCAGCTACCCTTTCGCACAGTACTATCTCGGCGACGGGTACGCGTCAGGCTTCTTCAGCAAAGGTGTTGAGGACCATGACCGAGCCTTCCCGCTCTTCATCGCAGCCAGCAAACACGGCCACGTCGAAGCCTGCTACCGCACAGCGCTGTGCTACGAGTTCGGCTGGGGATGTCGCGCCGACGGCAGCCGTGCCGTGCAATTCTACCGCCAGGCAGCGTCGAAAAACCACCCGGGCGCCATGATACGCATGGCCCACGCCTGTATCGCCGGCGACATGGGACTGGGAAAGCGGTACCGTGAGGGGGTCAAGTGGATGAAGCGCGCTACCGAATCCGCCGATGCGCAGTACAACTCCGGCCCGTACGAGCTCGGTGTCATGCACGAGAAGGGCTTCGGAGAAGATGTCTTCCCCGATGCTACTTATGCCGCGCAGCTATTCACTAAATCCGCGGAACTGGGTCATGTGGAGGCTTGCTATCGGCTTGGAGATGCGTATGAGCATGGGAAGCTGAATTGTCCGCGCGACCCGGCGCTCAGCATCCATTTCTATACCTGTGCTGCGCAGAGCGGGCATCCGGTGTCAATGATGGCGCTTTGTGCGTGGTATCTCATTGGCGCGGAGCCAGTGCTCGAGAAGGATGAGAACGAGGCCTACGAGTGGGCTTTGCAGGCTGCGAATCTCGGCCTCGCGAAGGCCGAGTATGCCGTTGGCTACTTTACTGAAATGGGTATTGGCTGTCGTCGGGATCCTCTCGAGTCAAATGTGTGGTACGTCAAGGCAGCGGATCAGGGCGATGAGCGAGCCAAGCATCGCATTGCTACAATCCGAGCTGCCGCAGAAGGCTCACAACAAGGCGTGGCTGGGCGCAATGGAGCGACGCGGAACGGAGGCAGGCTCAAGAAAGCCGAGCGCAAGGATAAGAGTCCAAGTCAGGGTCAGG AACCCGAAGTCGAAAGCCCTGCCAAACAGAAACGATTCGTCATTTTCTAA
- a CDS encoding Obg-like ATPase 1 yields MAPKKAVEAPTNNVVAFGRVKSNLKMGCVGLPNVGKSSLFNLMTEQNAAAENYPFCTIEPNEARCVVPDPRYDFLCKVWNPPSKYPAYLQVTDIAGLIKGASEGAGLGNAFLSHIQAVDGMYHVVRAFDNDEVLHVDDSVDPVRDLDTIQSELCKKDLDILAKAKVAEEAIVRKAGGKFKMLPLFDETTAKIKELLEQDKPVRDGEWTTPEIELINEKLRLITTKPVIYLINLTMKDYLRQKCKYLPKIAEWVKAHGGQGTDIIPFSVEFEEKLWSLRDDKPALEAFMADIKVQSRLGKITTEGFTKLGLQYYFTAGEKEIRCWPIKRGTLAPQAAGVIHGDFERGFIKAEVVAYQDFHDLCNGEKSMGPIKSAGKYRQEGKSYVVQDGDIVHFQFNVAPPKKK; encoded by the exons ATGGCACCAAAGAAGGCAGTGGAAGCGCCGACGAACAATGTCGTCGCCTTCGGGCGCGTCAAGTCCAACCTCAAGATGGGCTGTGTCGGCCTACCGAACGTGGGCAAGAGTTCGCTGTTCAACCTCATGACCGAGCAGAACGCTGCGGCAGAAAATTATCCATTTTGCACGATCGAGCCAAATGAAGCGCGCTGCGTGGTTCCTGACCCAAGATAT GACTTCTTGTGCAAGGTCTGGAACCCACCGAGTAAATACCCGGCGTACTTGCAGGTTACGGACATCGCCGGACTGATCAAGGGAGCGAGTGAGGGAGCCGGCTTAGGAAATGCTTTCTTGAGTCATATCCAGGCTGTGGATGGCATGTACCATGTTGTGCGGGCGTTTGACAACGATGAGGTTCTTCATGTGGATGACTCCGTTGATCCTGTTCGCGACTTGG ATACCATTCAGAGCGAGCTGTGTAAGAAGGATTTGGATATCCTTGCCAAGGCTAAGGTGGCCGAAGAGGCAATCGTGCGCAAGGCTGGTGGAAAGTTCAAGATGCTGCCGCTGTTCGACGAGACAACtgccaagatcaaggag CTCTTGGAACAGGACAAGCCTGTTAGAGATGGAGAGTGGACGACTCCGGAAATCGAGTTGATCAACGAGAAG TTGCGCCTCATCACTACCAAGCCGGTGATCTACCTCATCAACCTTACGATGAAGGATTACCTCCGCCAAAAATGCAAGTACTTGCCCAAGATCGCGGAGTGGGTTAAGGCCCACGGCGGCCAAGGCACAGACATCATCCCCTTCTCCGTCGAGTTCGAGGAGAAGCTGTGGTCCCTGAGGGACGACAAGCCAGCACTCGAGGCTTTCATGGCCGATATTAAGGTCCAGAGCCGCTTGGGAAAGATCACTACCGAAG GCTTTACCAAGTTGGGCCTGCAGTACTACTTTACTGCTGGCGAGAAAGAAATCCGCTGCTGGCCTATCAAGCGGGGAACACTAGCTCCGCAAGCAGCAGGTGTCATTCACGGCGACTTTGAGCGCGGTTTCATCAAGGCCGAAGTTGTGGCATACCAAGACTTCCACGACCTCTGCAATGGCGAGAAGTCGATGGGCCCAATTAAGTCTGCTGGAAAGTACAGACAGGAGGGCAAGTCTTACGTCGTTCAAGATGGTGACATCGTGcacttccagttcaatgttgcaccgcccaagaagaagtag